Proteins encoded in a region of the Hippocampus zosterae strain Florida chromosome 11, ASM2543408v3, whole genome shotgun sequence genome:
- the cep68 gene encoding centrosomal protein of 68 kDa produces MIFSPMDAVECSRPWKLHPPDTCGSHSMRSNARDIASGKRATDWDKEQTHKSVTMAPTSRYLTERQYVMRKPLFYMEQASILKKTPQQQHQQKEMHVSTSGKHEGQCSVKINLLTRFGEDLKSVSNCFTPSDVADLSASIEVCSSLLDFPEDRAKLEHEEPVVGFTLTRNKSIQCDLPSNILELQKKDHPERLQLTSTVLYPTYTPTPCFSYSKSDQTTELKKQNLYSLAGQSRRQTMSYHEANYWDCAIPKSLPTSTNRHAASWDPNQEYQDLLDYTYPLRPGQMDRKWDSTAFLGDSRQQQDQNLVDSGIELDNLRPTSLSGSDLNLSNTMQTEAWDRLEQKINPTGVESSALVSRSPSSELFLDTLGLDKEVGNCHQGRSQHHHQYAQPSPTIAFIHATSVLPQSQFVGGDFDKEFWALPDHLEEVQLLTRQVKEVTAWLKYPLAATCECVDSASHRLTLSQQELTEEAGAKEHQADHSNLEAVRRSPSSWNLESVCPGLTQDSFKEVETLVEQLCGIHLRDSQKGILEEQDYSCSLMQRTRMFCSLLEQYIHWLYKVSEKMDMLARPTVDNENVKRSLAEYQKFQQELRSHQQLICHVLQTGELLLGCMDGTSPLLRNSLLLIERQSRAMEYRTEHLSSILSAMDNQTHPNEPSDPLLQDKLGTSTK; encoded by the exons ATGATATTTTCTCCAATGGATGCCGTTGAATGCAGCCGGCCATGGAAGTTGCATCCTCCAGATACATGTGGTAGCCACAGCATGAGATCAAATGCAAGAGACATTGCGAGTGGCAAAAGAGCAACAGATTGGGATAAAGAACAGACCCATAAAAGTGTTACTATGGCGCCCACTTCCAGGTATTTGACTGAAAGGCAATATGTGATGAGAAAGCCTCTCTTCTATATGGAACAGGCATCCATTTTAAAGAAGACTCCTCAGCAGCAGCATCAACAGAAG GAGATGCATGTCAGTACCAGCGGAAAACATGAAGGTCAGTGTTCCGTCAAGATTAATTTGCTGACTAGGTTCGGGGAAGACCTGAAGTCCGTGAGCAATTGCTTCACTCCCAGTGATGTTGCTGATCTTTCAGCCTCGATAGAAGTGTGCAGCTCACTTTTGGATTTCCCAGAGGACAGGGCAAAGTTAGAACATGAAGAACCTGTTGTTGGATTTACTTTGACCAGAAATAAATCAATTCAGTGTGACCTTCCCAGCAACATTCTGGAGTTGCAGAAAAAGGACCATCCTGAGAGGCTCCAACTGACATCCACCGTTCTGTACCCCACCTATACCCCCACCCCATGTTTCTCATATTCTAAAAGTGACCAAACAACAgagctcaaaaaacaaaatctctaCTCTTTAGCCGGGCAGTCAAGAAGACAAACCATGTCATATCACGAAGCAAACTATTGGGACTGTGCCATCCCGAAGTCTTTGCCCACATCCACAAATAGACACGCTGCATCCTGGGATCCAAACCAGGAGTATCAAGATTTGCTGGACTACACTTACCCTCTTAGACCTGGGCAGATGGACAGGAAGTGGGACAGCACTGCGTTCCTTGGTGACTCTCGCCAACAACAAGACCAGAACTTAGTGGATTCTGGTATTGAACTGGATAACCTTCGTCCCACTAGCCTATCTGGGTCGGATTTAAACCTGAGCAACACCATGCAGACAGAAGCTTGGGACAGACTGGAACAGAAAATCAATCCCACAGGTGTGGAGTCTTCTGCACTTGTCTCCAGATCACCATCTTCTGAGTTGTTTTTGGATACTTTGGGCTTAGACAAAGAAGTTGGGAACTGTCACCAGGGTAGAAGTCAGCACCATCATCAATATGCACAACCCTCCCCCACCATCGCTTTTATCCACGCAACAAGTGTTCTTCCTCAGTCCCAATTTGTAGGTGGGGACTTTGACAAGGAGTTTTGGGCTCTGCCAGATCACCTGGAAGAGGTGCAACTCCTCACTAGACAG GTAAAGGAGGTGACAGCCTGGCTGAAGTACCCACTCGCAGccacgtgtgagtgtgtggacTCTGCCTCGCATCGCCTGACTCTATCACAGCAAGAACTGACTGAAGAGGCTGGTGCCAAAGAGCACCAAG CTGATCATAGTAACCTTGAGGCAGTGAGGAGAAGTCCCAGTTCATGGaact tAGAGTCTGTTTGTCCAGGACTGACTCAGGACAGTTTCAAGGAGGTGGAGACCTTGGTGGAGCAGCTTTGTGGCATCCACCTGAGAGACTCTCAGAAGGGCATCCTGGAAGAGCAGGACTACAGTTGCTCTCTGATGCAACGTACCCGC ATGTTTTGTTCACTCTTGGAGCAATATATCCACTGGCTCTACAAGGTTTCCGAGAAGATGGACATGTTGGCTAGACCCACGGTAGACAATGAAAACGTGAAGAGGTCACTTGCTGAATATCAG AAATTTCAGCAAGAATTGAGAAGTCATCAGCAATTAATTTGTCATGTTCTGCAAACCGGCGAGCTGCTTCTCGGGTGCATGGACGGCACGTCTCCAT TGTTAAGAAACTCACTGCTGTTGATTGAGAGGCAGTCAAGAGCCATGGAATATCGCACAGAGCACTTGTCCTCCATCTTATCGGCCATGGACAATCAGACACATCCTAATGAGCCCAGTGATCCACTTCTTCAGGACAAACTGGGGACATCCACCAAGTGA